From the genome of Ziziphus jujuba cultivar Dongzao chromosome 6, ASM3175591v1, one region includes:
- the LOC125419197 gene encoding disease resistance protein Roq1-like, whose protein sequence is MHINGHLIGIEKTIKEIESKLCIGIKDVRIIGIWGMGGIGKTTLASAVFQRLSYFQFESYCFLWNVREEYLRRGPNYLRKKLLSELLSDESILRMDTPFVASPFIHDKLSRKKVLIVLDDVDSSIHLEALVEGYDHFAPGSRIIVTTRNMQVLIKKEADDIYKLAGLNETESLELFNLHAFGKSSPSKDYELLLNRATSYADGNPLALKVLGSFLHSKSTDERESALKKLKPLPTRTF, encoded by the coding sequence ATGCATATCAATGGACATCTCATTGGAATTGAAAAAACGATCAAGGAAATTGAATCAAAATTATGCATTGGCATAAAAGATGTTCGCATTATAGGTATTTGGGGCATGGGAGGTATTGGCAAGACAACCCTTGCTAGTGCTGTTTTTCAAAGATTGTCgtattttcaatttgaaagttactgCTTTCTTTGGAATGTTAGGGAAGAATATTTAAGGCGTGGACCAaattatttgagaaaaaaacTTTTGTCTGAGTTATTAAGTGATGAATCTATTTTGAGGATGGATACCCCATTTGTAGCATCACCTTTTATTCATGACAAACTCAGCCGCAAAAAGGTGCTCATTGTTCTAGATGATGTGGATAGTTCAATCCACTTAGAAGCCTTAGTAGAAGGATATGATCACTTTGCACCTGGGAGTAGAATCATTGTCACAACTAGAAACATGCAAGTACTGATTAAAAAAGAAGCTGATGATATTTACAAGCTTGCAGGGTTAAATGAGACTGAATCTTTAGAGCTGTTCAATTTGCATGCTTTTGGAAAAAGTTCCCCTTCAAAAGATTATGAACTGCTGCTAAACCGTGCGACAAGCTATGCTGATGGAAATCCATTAGCTCTTAAAGTCTTAGGTTCTTTCCTTCACTCCAAAAGCACAGATGAAAGGGAAAGTGCATTAAAGAAACTGAAACCACTCCCAACAAGGACATTTTAG